The Paenibacillus sophorae genome has a segment encoding these proteins:
- a CDS encoding phage late control D family protein has product MQDARRAVLVLEYNGKIVTKYIADSLIDFTYTDAASGDLDDIDLRLEDKALKWQGAWTAAEGDKIKATIRTVNWDKPGEIKKLYLGSFEVDSGSVEGPPDTVSIKATSLPVSSGVRHEKRTRAWEKTKLKTIAEGIAKHAGLKLLYEATDNPSYDRIEQTDVSDMAFLLDAATKEGIAVKVSGGKLVLFDEFRYETKPAVATITRGKDNVLDYSFSWSFASKAYRSAILTYTDSSKKKTYKATYTPPGAPRSGPVLNLNEQVSSQAEAARIARKRLRERNKEYGKGTLTLMGDIRMATGLTININGWGKYDGKYIIESCVQRVGSSGFVTELQIRKVLGW; this is encoded by the coding sequence ATGCAGGATGCCCGCCGAGCCGTGCTTGTGCTGGAGTATAACGGCAAGATCGTTACGAAATACATTGCAGATTCGCTCATTGATTTTACGTACACCGACGCCGCCAGTGGCGATCTGGATGACATCGATCTCAGGCTAGAGGATAAGGCGCTCAAATGGCAAGGCGCTTGGACGGCCGCCGAAGGAGACAAGATCAAGGCGACAATCCGTACAGTCAACTGGGATAAGCCAGGGGAGATTAAAAAGTTGTATTTGGGCTCGTTTGAGGTCGATTCCGGCAGCGTTGAGGGGCCGCCGGATACCGTGTCGATCAAGGCGACGTCGCTTCCTGTCAGTTCCGGCGTGCGGCATGAAAAGCGGACGAGGGCTTGGGAAAAAACCAAGCTGAAGACGATCGCTGAAGGGATCGCCAAACATGCGGGCCTGAAACTGCTGTATGAGGCGACAGACAATCCTTCATATGACCGGATCGAGCAGACGGACGTTTCTGATATGGCGTTCTTGCTGGATGCTGCGACGAAAGAAGGTATTGCTGTAAAAGTTTCGGGCGGAAAGCTGGTGTTGTTCGATGAATTCCGGTATGAAACCAAACCCGCGGTCGCCACGATTACGAGAGGCAAGGACAATGTGCTGGATTATTCATTTTCGTGGTCCTTCGCTTCCAAGGCGTACCGCAGCGCTATCTTAACTTATACGGATTCAAGCAAAAAGAAGACCTATAAGGCGACCTACACGCCGCCCGGCGCGCCGCGATCCGGACCGGTGCTGAATTTGAACGAGCAAGTAAGCTCGCAGGCGGAAGCGGCACGGATCGCCCGCAAACGCCTGCGAGAGCGGAACAAGGAGTACGGCAAAGGCACGCTGACTCTGATGGGCGATATCCGGATGGCGACCGGCTTAACGATCAATATCAATGGTTGGGGCAAGTATGACGGAAAGTACATCATCGAATCTTGCGTACAGAGAGTCGGCAGCAGCGGTTTTGTGACCGAACTGCAAATTAGAAAGGTATTGGGGTGGTAA
- a CDS encoding phage tail tape measure protein encodes MAGKSKEYDIAFKLSGLMDPSLKRSVGNAEEHIQELERAIKELSNNGGFDRLRKDAKQAEGAFDGLKERAEGFKETFDRVLDFTGAKALIDAGIGSLQNIVGTITDQDDAMAQLQASTGMTADQMKEMNAIAEDLYKQNYGEGFDDLGDSMAVVKQTTQQTGDELEKTTKTAIAFRDVFQEDIPESVKAADTLMKKFGITSEQSYNLMAQGAQKGLNKAGDLLDTTNEYAVYFKTLGYNANEMFDIFSAGMENGAFNLDKVADAVKEFGIRIKDGSDSTGDAIFTLFQAPDVSKFAKALTSGGDKTKEFSKLVKLAGKDSAIVMRDQLKKGGAAAQTATKRLKQVLGSGQDMLDGLSKGSISGRQAMEQVINKLRDIKDPVEQSTLAVALFGTQWEDMESNVVLALGNARQQFDMTKQTMEEVAKVKYDTLTQQFQTVGRELMSELVIPIGEDLMPALQDVAHWMGDNKDLLEILALGAPAAMIGKNAFKIGKGIMKIGTAAEGVGDAVKGVETVAEGAGGAAAKFGGAIGLLTNPVGLAVGALGGLTLGVLAYQKHQENARLALLHMGDGLDEAAKKYQEAKDKAKLTNDLIWQYEDLSKKIAAASNSSGNMAVNTGKLKDQQDKLRDVISKLQELHPETIRQYDVENGKIGEKLGLLKRESDAEQKLAKVSLEREVAEGRDQLPDLEKQMTTLNKRSAELEKQQKILDPAVVALKEYEAEYQRIMMQTPSNERAKQLEELRSKANQTASDAGYNQGGRNFNTVEQLANLDQAYDTLNNELIEGYAQQQKALEELGVASGSYDDLYEKQKGLIEMKLGGTLEEQAAKYKKMSDAEKKQFNQAMQDIANLNQAMDLLPDDKKVNLQLIWQQTGQIPNFDLTDSDWNTLSKTMKTGGTPNLKTPSGVKINRFAQHDPGFEGYADGGIATKPSIFGEAGPEIAIPLNNKPRSHALLDAANKMMGRVEEKPMNVSGAPNLAVQPPEFKIPDYISFTERPAILDEPVQPRPHAILDTAGGMFGQNGGGDEISVVFAPKVIIQGGGEDVAAQVSKALKDQQPAFERQFMAMLARRERVSMNR; translated from the coding sequence ATGGCTGGCAAAAGCAAAGAGTACGATATCGCGTTTAAACTTAGCGGCCTAATGGACCCCTCCCTAAAGCGGTCTGTCGGGAATGCCGAGGAGCACATACAGGAATTGGAGCGTGCCATTAAGGAGTTATCAAACAATGGCGGGTTTGACCGATTGCGAAAGGATGCCAAGCAGGCAGAAGGCGCATTCGACGGTCTGAAGGAGCGGGCTGAAGGCTTTAAGGAGACGTTTGACCGCGTGCTCGACTTTACTGGCGCAAAAGCTTTGATAGACGCCGGGATTGGGTCTTTGCAAAACATCGTAGGCACCATCACAGACCAGGACGACGCCATGGCGCAGCTGCAAGCTTCCACGGGCATGACGGCAGATCAAATGAAGGAAATGAACGCCATCGCCGAAGACCTGTATAAGCAGAACTATGGCGAAGGGTTCGATGATTTGGGCGACTCCATGGCTGTAGTCAAGCAAACCACGCAGCAAACCGGAGATGAACTGGAGAAGACGACCAAGACGGCCATCGCGTTCCGGGATGTGTTCCAGGAGGACATTCCTGAGTCCGTCAAAGCTGCGGATACCTTGATGAAAAAGTTCGGTATCACCTCAGAGCAATCGTATAACCTGATGGCTCAAGGTGCCCAAAAAGGACTTAACAAGGCTGGGGATTTGCTGGATACCACAAATGAGTACGCCGTCTACTTTAAAACTCTGGGCTACAATGCCAATGAAATGTTCGACATCTTTAGCGCCGGCATGGAAAACGGCGCATTTAATCTGGATAAAGTGGCGGATGCGGTCAAAGAATTCGGAATCAGGATTAAAGACGGGTCTGACAGCACGGGCGATGCGATCTTTACACTGTTTCAGGCGCCAGACGTGAGCAAGTTCGCCAAGGCACTTACTTCCGGCGGTGATAAAACCAAGGAATTCTCCAAGCTCGTCAAGCTCGCTGGTAAAGATTCGGCAATTGTCATGAGGGATCAGCTCAAAAAGGGCGGGGCGGCCGCTCAAACGGCAACCAAAAGGCTGAAACAGGTACTTGGCAGCGGGCAGGACATGCTTGACGGACTGTCCAAGGGATCGATATCCGGACGCCAGGCAATGGAACAGGTTATCAATAAGCTGAGGGATATCAAAGACCCGGTCGAGCAAAGCACGTTAGCCGTCGCCCTATTTGGTACCCAGTGGGAAGACATGGAATCTAATGTCGTCTTGGCTCTTGGCAATGCCCGGCAACAGTTCGACATGACCAAGCAGACCATGGAAGAGGTCGCCAAGGTCAAATATGATACTCTAACCCAGCAATTCCAGACTGTGGGCCGTGAGCTAATGTCTGAGCTCGTTATACCGATAGGCGAGGACCTTATGCCGGCTTTGCAAGACGTTGCGCATTGGATGGGGGACAATAAAGACCTGTTGGAAATACTCGCGCTCGGCGCACCGGCGGCGATGATCGGAAAGAATGCTTTTAAAATCGGCAAAGGCATCATGAAGATTGGAACTGCTGCTGAGGGTGTTGGCGATGCTGTCAAAGGTGTTGAAACTGTTGCTGAAGGAGCTGGAGGGGCTGCCGCGAAATTTGGAGGCGCCATCGGCCTATTAACCAACCCAGTAGGTTTAGCTGTCGGGGCGCTCGGAGGCTTAACGCTTGGTGTGCTGGCCTATCAAAAGCATCAGGAAAATGCTCGGCTGGCCCTACTCCATATGGGCGATGGGTTGGACGAAGCTGCCAAGAAGTATCAAGAGGCGAAAGACAAAGCCAAACTGACCAATGACCTCATATGGCAATATGAGGATTTGAGTAAAAAGATTGCTGCGGCTTCTAACTCTTCCGGTAATATGGCAGTTAATACTGGCAAGTTAAAAGATCAACAAGACAAACTGCGGGACGTTATTTCCAAACTCCAAGAGCTGCATCCCGAGACGATTAGGCAGTATGACGTCGAGAACGGTAAGATCGGGGAAAAACTGGGGCTGCTCAAGCGAGAATCGGATGCGGAGCAGAAGTTGGCAAAAGTCTCCCTTGAAAGGGAAGTAGCAGAGGGTCGGGACCAACTTCCGGATCTCGAAAAACAGATGACCACGCTCAATAAACGGTCCGCTGAACTTGAGAAACAGCAAAAAATTCTAGATCCAGCCGTTGTTGCGTTAAAAGAATATGAAGCCGAGTATCAAAGGATTATGATGCAGACTCCTTCGAACGAACGCGCAAAGCAGCTTGAAGAGCTTCGCAGTAAGGCCAATCAGACTGCGAGCGATGCAGGATATAATCAGGGCGGCCGTAATTTTAATACAGTTGAACAATTGGCTAACTTGGATCAGGCGTATGATACATTGAATAACGAGCTAATCGAAGGCTATGCTCAGCAGCAGAAGGCTTTGGAGGAACTCGGCGTGGCTTCTGGCAGCTACGACGATTTGTACGAGAAACAAAAAGGACTTATTGAAATGAAACTTGGCGGCACACTGGAAGAACAAGCTGCTAAGTATAAAAAAATGTCAGATGCCGAGAAAAAACAGTTCAACCAGGCGATGCAGGACATAGCGAATTTAAATCAAGCCATGGACTTACTGCCAGATGATAAAAAGGTCAATCTCCAACTGATTTGGCAACAAACCGGACAAATTCCTAATTTCGATCTGACGGACAGCGATTGGAATACGCTCAGCAAGACGATGAAAACAGGCGGAACCCCCAACCTGAAAACTCCATCCGGAGTAAAGATCAATCGTTTTGCTCAGCATGATCCGGGATTCGAGGGCTACGCTGATGGCGGTATCGCAACTAAACCGTCTATTTTTGGGGAGGCTGGGCCCGAAATCGCGATTCCATTAAATAACAAGCCTCGATCTCATGCGCTGCTGGACGCGGCTAACAAAATGATGGGCCGCGTTGAGGAGAAGCCTATGAATGTGTCGGGGGCTCCGAACCTAGCGGTGCAGCCCCCCGAGTTTAAGATACCGGATTACATCTCGTTTACCGAGCGACCGGCCATTTTGGATGAGCCGGTCCAGCCTCGTCCCCACGCCATTCTGGATACGGCAGGCGGAATGTTTGGGCAAAACGGTGGCGGTGATGAAATTTCCGTAGTATTTGCTCCGAAAGTCATCATTCAGGGAGGCGGCGAGGATGTTGCCGCACAAGTAAGCAAAGCCCTTAAAGATCAGCAACCGGCGTTTGAGCGTCAATTTATGGCGATGTTGGCGCGCCGGGAAAGGGTGTCGATGAACCGATGA
- a CDS encoding prohead protease/major capsid protein fusion protein gives MRKKKYPQTTRRKAPPTTLHRSAAPPDNSLTRTLALDRSTINEEARTVELSFSSEAPYERYFGNEILSHDPGAIELQRLTEVGALLFSHGRDANYGRMPIGVIQKVWVDDSQRKARALVQFDDDVDSDKVFQKVKKGIIKGVSVGYSVKSEDWEEVKAGKTSANGRFTGPAYVALKWQPFEISIEPTPADPSVGVGRSTNNESEDEEMNGLKMLALAAQGLMHAPDGGAPAGGSAPPEGTRSTTPPPAAPPAEDPAQIAQRAAGEERARVTEITTLCRNFGLDATDYIANGSAVSAVKDAILQKQMEDRKPQRSAVQVGDEDRDKFSRAASDALLMRAARRVEQPAPGANELRGLRLRDLAVECLLRAGESGVHLLRDEDLLKRALSPDTTFQGIVSNAANKTLSQAYAEAPTTFQYWTGKGSNSDFKSAEHYRISEAGNLELTAQNALIPYDDVMKDEKVTKAVLMYSKRWGFTREAFINDDLSMLSRVPAAYVIAAKRGINKLVYQMLASNPVIFDGKALFHIDHKNLGTPGVINTASMGEAHRMMRTQKDQRGIATLNIMPSFQLVPAALETVASQFLRSEADPEANHSGVVNVYRNAHSLIIDAELDQYSETAWYLAADPNIADTVEVTYLRGQEEPTLETYVPFDRLGMDFRIYFDYGVTLLDSRGLFKNAGV, from the coding sequence TTGCGGAAGAAGAAGTACCCGCAGACGACGAGGAGAAAGGCCCCACCGACGACGCTGCATAGATCGGCGGCTCCTCCTGATAATTCGCTGACGCGGACGCTGGCGCTGGATCGCAGCACGATCAACGAGGAGGCCCGTACGGTCGAGCTGTCTTTTTCGTCGGAAGCGCCGTATGAACGCTATTTTGGTAACGAGATTTTGAGCCATGACCCCGGAGCGATTGAGCTTCAGCGATTAACCGAAGTCGGGGCTTTGTTATTTTCCCATGGTCGCGATGCCAATTATGGTCGGATGCCTATCGGCGTCATACAAAAAGTGTGGGTTGACGATTCCCAACGTAAGGCACGAGCCTTAGTTCAGTTTGACGACGACGTGGACAGCGACAAGGTGTTTCAAAAGGTCAAAAAGGGGATCATCAAAGGCGTATCTGTCGGCTACTCCGTGAAATCTGAGGATTGGGAAGAAGTCAAAGCGGGAAAAACATCGGCAAATGGGCGATTTACAGGCCCGGCCTATGTGGCCCTAAAATGGCAGCCGTTTGAAATCAGCATTGAGCCAACGCCAGCCGATCCATCTGTTGGTGTTGGCAGAAGTACAAACAATGAAAGCGAGGATGAAGAGATGAATGGATTGAAGATGCTGGCTTTGGCCGCACAAGGATTGATGCACGCTCCGGACGGCGGTGCCCCCGCCGGCGGATCGGCGCCGCCGGAAGGCACACGTTCGACAACCCCGCCACCTGCGGCCCCACCCGCTGAAGACCCAGCGCAGATTGCCCAGCGGGCAGCGGGCGAGGAACGGGCGCGGGTGACGGAGATCACGACGCTCTGCCGGAACTTTGGCCTGGACGCGACGGACTACATCGCAAACGGAAGCGCGGTGAGCGCGGTCAAGGACGCCATCCTGCAAAAGCAGATGGAAGACCGGAAACCGCAGCGCTCCGCCGTGCAGGTGGGTGACGAGGATCGCGACAAGTTCAGCCGCGCTGCGTCGGATGCCCTCTTGATGCGTGCCGCGCGCCGTGTGGAGCAGCCGGCCCCGGGTGCAAATGAACTGCGCGGTCTGCGTCTGCGGGATCTGGCCGTCGAATGCTTGCTGCGTGCTGGCGAAAGCGGTGTTCATCTGCTGCGAGACGAGGACCTTCTGAAGCGGGCGCTCAGTCCTGACACCACGTTCCAAGGCATTGTGTCCAATGCTGCAAATAAGACGCTATCGCAGGCGTATGCAGAGGCACCTACTACGTTCCAGTATTGGACGGGGAAAGGCAGTAACTCGGACTTTAAGTCCGCCGAGCATTACCGGATTTCCGAGGCCGGAAACTTGGAATTGACAGCGCAAAACGCGCTGATTCCGTATGACGATGTCATGAAAGACGAGAAAGTGACCAAGGCGGTCCTGATGTACTCGAAACGTTGGGGATTTACCCGTGAGGCGTTTATTAATGATGACCTGAGCATGTTGTCCCGGGTGCCGGCGGCGTATGTCATCGCGGCCAAGCGCGGAATTAACAAGCTGGTCTATCAAATGTTGGCCTCCAATCCGGTGATTTTTGATGGCAAGGCGCTGTTCCATATCGATCATAAAAACCTAGGAACTCCCGGCGTCATTAATACAGCATCTATGGGCGAAGCTCACCGTATGATGCGTACCCAAAAGGATCAGCGGGGTATTGCGACGCTTAACATTATGCCGAGCTTTCAGCTCGTTCCGGCCGCGCTCGAGACGGTTGCCAGCCAATTCCTGCGAAGCGAAGCTGATCCGGAAGCCAATCACAGCGGCGTAGTCAATGTCTATCGTAATGCGCATTCGCTGATTATCGATGCGGAGCTGGACCAATACTCGGAAACGGCCTGGTATCTCGCGGCCGACCCGAATATCGCGGATACGGTCGAGGTTACGTACCTGCGCGGTCAAGAGGAGCCTACGCTTGAAACGTATGTGCCGTTCGATCGGTTGGGTATGGACTTCCGTATCTATTTTGATTACGGTGTGACTTTGCTGGATAGCCGTGGGCTGTTTAAGAATGCGGGGGTGTAA
- a CDS encoding tail protein X, which yields MTTYSTVQGDTWDGIAFKVYGDENLMTLLLNANPAQAETVIFGGGVALVVPDKPEETADDLPPWRRED from the coding sequence ATGACCACATATAGCACAGTACAAGGCGATACCTGGGATGGGATCGCCTTTAAAGTGTATGGGGATGAAAACCTCATGACGTTGCTCCTTAACGCTAATCCCGCGCAGGCCGAGACGGTTATTTTCGGCGGCGGGGTGGCGCTGGTGGTGCCGGACAAGCCGGAGGAGACAGCCGACGACCTGCCGCCGTGGCGGAGGGAGGACTGA
- a CDS encoding phage tail protein, with the protein MNKIGSLGPVVFVVSAGAIRTIDELNRSAAARWANHDILGRKPKKQFLGPGLDSVTFSVRFSAAYGLKPREELDRLTTLERAGKALPLIIGRKSVGVGLWVITSLSADWDRLDSMGNVIDAQVNITLEEYVK; encoded by the coding sequence GTGAACAAAATCGGCAGTCTCGGCCCGGTCGTCTTTGTCGTTTCCGCTGGCGCGATCCGGACCATTGACGAGTTAAACCGTTCCGCAGCAGCCCGCTGGGCGAACCATGACATTCTTGGACGGAAGCCCAAAAAACAGTTTCTTGGCCCGGGCCTTGATTCGGTAACGTTCTCCGTCCGTTTCAGCGCGGCTTACGGACTCAAGCCCCGGGAGGAGTTGGACCGACTTACCACGCTTGAGCGGGCAGGCAAGGCGTTACCGCTTATTATCGGTCGTAAGAGCGTCGGGGTCGGACTTTGGGTTATTACCTCACTGTCGGCTGATTGGGATCGCCTGGACAGTATGGGCAACGTCATCGATGCTCAGGTCAATA
- a CDS encoding phage tail protein — protein MMNISGELRGAKDALRRVGRMDSDVRKAAYSALNRVSQRVKTESGRKVRETYIVKQKAVTGTAILRRGSMSNPGAELRWKGGNTPLIRFRTNPKSMDAKRPRVLRAAVKRAGGNKKVDGAFLARMGTGHVGVFRRTTRKRLPVEELYGPAVPVMLNNPEVVAHLERVAEEEFNKRLDHELNRRFGGGS, from the coding sequence ATGATGAATATTAGCGGCGAGCTGCGCGGGGCCAAAGATGCACTCAGGCGTGTTGGCCGGATGGACTCAGACGTTCGAAAGGCAGCGTATTCCGCGTTAAACCGGGTTTCTCAGCGTGTCAAAACGGAATCCGGCCGCAAGGTGCGTGAAACGTACATCGTTAAGCAAAAAGCGGTCACGGGCACGGCAATTCTGCGCCGGGGAAGCATGAGCAATCCCGGGGCGGAGCTCCGCTGGAAGGGCGGGAACACGCCGCTAATTCGTTTCCGAACGAACCCGAAATCTATGGATGCCAAGCGCCCCCGCGTGTTGCGGGCAGCGGTCAAGCGGGCGGGCGGCAATAAGAAGGTTGATGGTGCATTTCTCGCCCGAATGGGCACTGGTCACGTCGGTGTATTCCGCCGGACCACGCGGAAGCGGCTGCCTGTGGAGGAGCTGTACGGCCCGGCCGTTCCGGTCATGCTCAATAATCCAGAGGTGGTTGCGCATCTGGAAAGGGTGGCAGAGGAAGAGTTCAACAAACGTCTGGATCATGAGTTAAATCGACGTTTTGGAGGTGGGTCATGA
- a CDS encoding phage major tail tube protein translates to MPERSERVIDYSVFKDGTLYLGTATADLPEITYLSDTIKGGGISGEVEAPAPGQTGAMTLTLNWRTSERAAVALLAPKVHSIDLRASIQGFDPSTNEYKEHAMKITVRARPLSMSMGNLEPAATMDSNNSFSVSYIKVTQDGIETLEIDKYNYIHKVDGIDYLAQTRTNLGL, encoded by the coding sequence ATGCCTGAAAGATCAGAACGGGTTATTGATTACTCGGTGTTTAAAGACGGTACGCTCTACCTCGGGACGGCAACCGCCGATCTTCCTGAGATCACCTATTTGTCGGATACGATTAAGGGCGGCGGGATCAGCGGTGAGGTCGAGGCGCCTGCGCCCGGCCAGACCGGCGCCATGACCTTGACCCTAAACTGGCGAACCAGCGAGCGCGCAGCCGTCGCTCTGCTGGCTCCCAAGGTGCATAGCATTGACTTGCGGGCGTCGATTCAAGGCTTCGACCCTTCGACTAACGAATATAAGGAGCACGCCATGAAGATCACTGTGCGGGCGCGTCCACTCAGTATGTCGATGGGGAACTTGGAACCAGCGGCGACAATGGATTCCAATAATTCATTTTCGGTTTCGTATATCAAAGTCACGCAGGACGGCATTGAGACGCTGGAAATTGACAAGTACAACTATATCCATAAGGTGGACGGCATAGACTATCTGGCCCAAACCCGGACCAATCTTGGATTATAA
- a CDS encoding phage tail sheath family protein encodes MAFKHGVLIVEQATSVLAPTEATSGIPFVVGTAPINLASAAVAVNTPVLAYTYAEAVAALGYSDYWSKYTLCEAIYSHFVLYGMSPMILVNVLDPATHKTTVAPAALAVSNRVATLAVGGVLLPSLIVKSSDGATTYVSGTDYTAAFDDDGHVVITTKSTGAIPAVAASLQVGYDKLDPSAVDSDDIIGGVTLEGAYTGLELVNQVYPRFGILPDLLLAPGFSQLPAVAAVMKAKGGNINGNFKAVALTDLDASEAYTDAAAWKSDNSYTGNLQIDTYPKVTLGDKTYWFSTHLAGRIAATDTDNGGIPYVSPSNKPLQIDGAVLADGTPLYLGMDQAAYLNSQGIVTALNLGTSGWKAWGNQTGAFPGVTDPKDAMIPIRRMFNWIGNSIILTYLQKVDDPMNKRLIEAVTDSLNIWLNGLTATGALLGGRVEFRASENPVTDLMAGKIKFHLFITPPPAAQEIDFVLEYDTTYLAALVA; translated from the coding sequence ATGGCATTTAAACATGGCGTATTGATTGTCGAACAAGCTACATCTGTTCTTGCGCCGACGGAGGCGACAAGCGGTATTCCGTTTGTCGTCGGGACCGCTCCGATTAATCTGGCTTCTGCAGCCGTGGCGGTCAACACGCCGGTATTGGCATATACCTACGCGGAGGCCGTCGCCGCGCTTGGGTACTCGGATTATTGGTCCAAGTACACGCTATGCGAGGCGATTTACTCGCATTTTGTCCTGTACGGCATGTCGCCGATGATCTTGGTCAATGTGCTTGATCCGGCAACACACAAGACGACGGTCGCGCCAGCGGCGCTAGCTGTTAGCAACCGGGTGGCGACCCTTGCGGTAGGAGGCGTACTGCTGCCGTCCCTCATCGTCAAGTCCTCTGATGGCGCGACAACATACGTCAGCGGCACTGATTACACTGCTGCCTTTGATGATGATGGACATGTGGTCATCACAACCAAGTCTACCGGGGCGATCCCAGCGGTTGCGGCATCCCTGCAGGTGGGATATGACAAGCTTGACCCATCTGCTGTAGATTCGGACGACATTATCGGTGGCGTGACGCTGGAGGGAGCCTATACTGGCCTTGAGCTGGTTAACCAGGTTTATCCGCGCTTCGGTATCCTGCCGGACTTACTGCTTGCTCCTGGCTTTTCCCAGCTTCCGGCGGTCGCTGCCGTCATGAAGGCCAAAGGAGGCAACATTAACGGCAATTTTAAAGCGGTCGCGCTGACGGACCTTGATGCATCCGAAGCCTATACGGATGCCGCTGCATGGAAGTCGGACAATAGCTATACCGGAAATTTGCAAATTGATACGTATCCCAAGGTAACGCTGGGGGACAAAACCTATTGGTTTTCCACACATCTTGCAGGCCGGATCGCCGCGACAGACACGGATAACGGCGGCATCCCATATGTTTCGCCATCGAATAAGCCTTTGCAGATTGACGGTGCTGTGCTGGCCGATGGTACGCCGCTTTACTTGGGTATGGACCAGGCTGCCTACCTTAATAGTCAGGGTATTGTAACGGCCTTGAATTTGGGAACCAGCGGCTGGAAGGCGTGGGGAAATCAAACCGGGGCTTTCCCGGGAGTTACGGACCCCAAGGATGCGATGATTCCGATCCGGCGTATGTTCAACTGGATTGGTAACTCTATTATCCTGACCTATCTGCAAAAGGTTGATGACCCGATGAATAAGCGGCTGATCGAGGCCGTTACGGATAGCCTGAACATCTGGCTCAATGGCCTGACGGCGACAGGTGCGCTGCTTGGTGGTCGGGTGGAGTTTAGGGCTAGTGAAAATCCGGTTACGGATCTGATGGCGGGTAAAATCAAATTTCACCTGTTTATCACTCCGCCGCCGGCAGCTCAAGAAATCGACTTTGTACTCGAGTACGACACGACGTATCTCGCGGCGCTGGTCGCGTAA